From Cellulophaga lytica DSM 7489, a single genomic window includes:
- the folP gene encoding dihydropteroate synthase, translating to MTINCNGNLINLSTPKVMGILNLTPDSFYDGGSYKNETDIVTKVEKMLVDGATFIDVGAYSSRPNAINISVNEEINRIVPVVQLLVKKFPGILLSIDTFRSAVAKVCLENGAALINDISAGSLDDKMMNVIAEYKVPYIMMHMRGTPETMQQLTEYTNVTLDVKQYFAKKLAQARALGIVDLVIDPGFGFAKTTEQNFNVLQNLDLFKTMNVPILAGISRKSMIYKTLDTTASNALNGTTALNTIALTKGANILRVHDVKEALECITLFTALKLNEEL from the coding sequence ATGACAATTAATTGCAACGGAAATTTAATAAACCTATCTACACCTAAAGTAATGGGTATATTAAACCTTACACCAGACTCTTTTTATGACGGAGGAAGCTATAAAAATGAAACCGACATTGTTACCAAAGTTGAAAAAATGCTTGTAGATGGTGCTACTTTTATAGATGTTGGCGCATATAGCTCTAGGCCAAATGCTATTAATATCTCTGTTAATGAAGAAATTAATCGTATTGTACCAGTTGTACAACTACTCGTAAAAAAGTTTCCTGGCATTTTACTTTCTATTGATACCTTTAGGAGTGCAGTAGCAAAAGTTTGTTTAGAGAATGGTGCTGCCTTAATTAACGATATTTCTGCTGGTAGTTTAGACGATAAAATGATGAACGTAATTGCAGAATACAAAGTACCTTATATTATGATGCATATGCGTGGTACTCCGGAAACAATGCAACAACTAACAGAATATACAAATGTGACTTTAGACGTAAAACAGTATTTTGCTAAAAAACTTGCCCAAGCAAGAGCCTTAGGCATTGTAGATTTAGTAATTGATCCTGGTTTTGGATTTGCAAAAACTACAGAACAAAACTTTAACGTATTACAAAACTTAGACCTTTTTAAAACAATGAATGTGCCAATACTTGCGGGCATTAGTAGAAAATCTATGATTTACAAAACCTTAGACACAACTGCTAGTAATGCACTAAATGGTACAACGGCATTAAATACCATTGCGTTAACAAAAGGAGCCAATATTTTACGAGTTCATGATGTTAAAGAAGCCTTAGAATGTATTACGTTATTTACTGCTTTAAAGTTAAATGAGGAGTTGTAA
- a CDS encoding chitobiase/beta-hexosaminidase C-terminal domain-containing protein: MQQIHTLYIHIGNLHPLFVHLPIGILSFAFILEIYLKIKKSKETDIAKLALGLAAITALFSLGTGWLLGDNGGYDEQALSRHKWMAVALTVCSVLLFILRTLHQKWSSKIFFPIFIITLALLGITGHLGGNMTHGDDFLFQDKSSKEVAITDINKAKVYKDVVQPILDTKCVSCHNANKAKGELILTSKTFILAGGENGSVLDSINGEQASLLGRIHMPIEDKLHMPPKGKVQLTAEEINLLEWWMKNNNCFDCTVNETNTTAQTKAILKTLEKDTTSIGILTASLDPVPLEWVAKMNANGFSILPLSEKSPLLIVTLANRKGITSKDIKKLEDYADNIVELNLGFTDFNDDMAMLLPNFKNIVKLQLQKTKITSKALEEVEKLEFLESLNLYGTAVTSDIFKHLKKLQKLKKVYLYQTAIQNSELANLQKDKPQLVTKHLSDTIFNDAVLNNPFIVNATDFFNTEIDVELTHVFKTANIFYTLDGTEPDTTSTKYTAPIKLTDSKTIKFYAHKKDWKQSSVVTANIKKSGLKLDSIWLDKKPHENYKGDGANSLKDLKRGSINFQDGLWLAYQGENLNATIAFNEPKEISTVSVGSLTKPTSWIFNPIGYKVWTSTNNKDYTLIKTVKLPVPQKYVDDAISFYDITFDKTVAKYVKVEVVNITKNPAWHPNPGGKSWVFVDEILVN, encoded by the coding sequence ATGCAGCAGATACACACACTATACATCCACATAGGAAATTTACACCCTTTATTTGTACACCTTCCAATAGGCATACTAAGTTTTGCTTTTATATTAGAAATTTATTTAAAAATTAAAAAATCTAAGGAAACAGACATTGCTAAACTGGCATTGGGCTTAGCTGCTATTACTGCTCTATTTTCTTTAGGAACAGGATGGCTTTTAGGTGATAATGGCGGCTATGATGAGCAAGCATTATCTAGACATAAATGGATGGCTGTTGCGCTTACTGTTTGTAGTGTGCTGTTATTTATTTTACGCACTTTACATCAAAAATGGAGCTCAAAAATTTTCTTTCCTATATTTATAATTACACTTGCTTTACTTGGTATTACAGGTCATTTAGGAGGAAATATGACTCACGGAGATGATTTTCTTTTTCAAGATAAATCTAGCAAAGAAGTAGCTATTACAGATATTAATAAAGCTAAGGTATATAAAGATGTTGTACAGCCTATTTTAGATACCAAATGCGTTAGCTGCCACAATGCAAACAAAGCAAAAGGAGAACTTATACTTACCAGTAAAACCTTTATATTGGCTGGAGGTGAAAATGGTAGTGTTTTAGATTCTATAAACGGAGAACAAGCCTCACTATTAGGAAGAATACATATGCCAATAGAAGATAAACTGCATATGCCTCCAAAAGGAAAAGTACAGCTAACAGCAGAAGAAATAAACTTATTAGAATGGTGGATGAAAAACAACAATTGTTTTGATTGTACTGTAAATGAAACTAACACCACTGCACAAACAAAAGCTATTTTAAAAACTTTAGAAAAAGACACTACATCTATTGGTATACTTACTGCAAGTTTAGATCCGGTGCCCTTAGAATGGGTAGCTAAAATGAATGCAAACGGATTTAGCATTCTTCCGCTATCAGAAAAAAGTCCTTTATTAATTGTAACCCTTGCTAACAGAAAAGGAATTACTAGTAAAGATATTAAAAAATTAGAAGATTATGCAGATAATATTGTGGAGCTTAATTTAGGTTTTACAGATTTTAATGATGATATGGCAATGCTACTGCCCAACTTTAAAAATATTGTAAAATTACAGCTACAGAAAACAAAAATAACATCTAAAGCTTTAGAGGAGGTTGAAAAATTAGAGTTTTTAGAGTCCTTAAATTTATATGGCACAGCTGTTACTAGTGATATTTTTAAACATTTAAAAAAATTACAAAAGCTAAAAAAAGTATACTTATACCAAACTGCAATACAAAACAGTGAACTAGCTAATTTGCAAAAAGACAAACCACAGCTTGTTACAAAACATTTATCTGATACTATTTTTAATGACGCAGTACTTAACAATCCGTTTATAGTAAATGCTACAGATTTTTTTAATACTGAAATTGATGTAGAACTTACGCACGTTTTTAAAACTGCAAACATATTTTACACTTTAGACGGTACTGAGCCAGACACTACATCTACTAAGTATACTGCTCCTATTAAACTTACAGACTCCAAAACCATAAAGTTTTATGCCCATAAAAAAGATTGGAAACAAAGTAGCGTTGTAACTGCTAACATAAAAAAAAGTGGCTTAAAATTAGATTCTATTTGGTTAGATAAAAAACCTCATGAAAATTACAAAGGAGATGGGGCAAATTCTTTAAAAGATTTAAAAAGAGGTTCTATAAACTTTCAGGATGGTTTATGGTTAGCATACCAAGGAGAAAACTTAAATGCAACCATTGCTTTTAATGAACCTAAAGAGATAAGTACAGTTTCTGTTGGTTCTTTAACTAAACCTACTAGCTGGATATTTAATCCTATTGGTTACAAAGTATGGACAAGTACTAACAATAAAGATTACACTCTTATAAAAACAGTAAAACTCCCTGTTCCCCAAAAATATGTAGATGATGCCATTTCTTTTTACGATATAACTTTTGATAAAACAGTGGCTAAATATGTAAAAGTTGAAGTAGTCAATATAACAAAAAACCCAGCTTGGCATCCAAATCCTGGAGGCAAAAGCTGGGTTTTTGTTGATGAAATTCTTGTAAACTAA
- a CDS encoding BT_3928 family protein encodes MKFLVGVSRVFVGILFIISGLIKLNDPVGFSFKLEEYFSVGVLNMPFFEPHALSISIVVVIVEILLGIMLLVGYRPKLTVYSLLGMIIFFTFLTFYSFYFNKVTDCGCFGDAIKLTPFQSFIKDVILLFYILLLFFGLKHIKPLFNFNVTRGVVLLGLLACVLFANYVLNHLPVKDFRPYKIGANITEGMSVPEGAPEPIFDYEWKFNVNGEEKIYVTQGDYPSVDGEYVSVETTEVQKGYEPPIHDFTIEKDGEDFASSLLQEDKLVMVIAYDLAKSNYDAFTAIKTVTDKAIAKGYKVIGMSASNGDFTSQIVKKYNLDFSFYFTDETALKTVVRSNPAVLVLEKGTIKQKVHYNDVDDLKF; translated from the coding sequence ATGAAGTTTTTAGTAGGTGTTAGTAGGGTTTTTGTAGGTATATTATTTATTATAAGCGGATTAATAAAACTTAATGATCCGGTTGGTTTTTCATTTAAACTAGAAGAATATTTTAGCGTAGGTGTTTTAAATATGCCTTTTTTTGAGCCACACGCATTATCAATCTCTATAGTAGTAGTAATTGTAGAAATATTACTTGGTATTATGCTCTTAGTTGGGTACAGACCAAAGCTAACTGTTTACAGCTTACTAGGAATGATTATCTTTTTTACCTTTTTAACGTTCTATTCTTTCTATTTTAATAAAGTAACAGATTGTGGTTGCTTTGGAGACGCTATAAAACTAACTCCCTTTCAGTCTTTTATTAAAGATGTAATACTTCTATTTTATATTCTACTTCTATTTTTTGGGCTTAAGCATATAAAACCTCTTTTTAATTTTAATGTTACAAGAGGTGTAGTTTTACTAGGCTTACTTGCTTGTGTGTTATTTGCAAATTATGTGCTAAACCATTTACCAGTTAAAGATTTTAGACCTTATAAAATTGGAGCTAATATAACAGAAGGTATGTCTGTACCAGAAGGTGCGCCAGAGCCAATTTTTGATTATGAGTGGAAGTTTAATGTAAATGGCGAAGAAAAAATATACGTTACCCAAGGAGATTACCCAAGTGTAGATGGCGAGTATGTAAGTGTAGAAACTACAGAAGTACAAAAAGGGTATGAGCCACCTATACATGATTTTACAATTGAAAAAGATGGTGAAGATTTTGCATCATCACTATTACAAGAAGATAAATTAGTAATGGTAATTGCATATGATTTGGCTAAAAGTAATTATGATGCTTTTACAGCAATAAAAACAGTTACAGACAAAGCAATTGCAAAGGGATACAAGGTTATAGGAATGTCAGCTTCTAATGGCGACTTTACTAGCCAAATTGTAAAAAAATACAATCTAGATTTTAGTTTTTATTTTACTGATGAGACTGCGTTGAAAACTGTAGTTCGTTCTAATCCGGCTGTTTTGGTTTTAGAAAAAGGTACAATCAAACAAAAAGTACACTACAATGATGTAGACGATTTAAAGTTTTAA
- a CDS encoding PH domain-containing protein, with protein MIFKSRKDNLFKGVIIVVILLLCLILFFSIFDEVKTINHIVSIVVNALVLCLLLWVFYGTSYKLTSTTLSYKSGPFKGDIAITDIHQIVKGKTLWVGLKPATASKGLIIKYNKFDEVYISPKTNDSFITEILKHNSTIKIIEA; from the coding sequence ATGATTTTTAAAAGTAGAAAAGATAACTTGTTTAAAGGTGTGATAATAGTTGTAATACTATTATTATGCTTAATTCTTTTCTTTAGTATTTTTGATGAAGTTAAAACTATAAACCATATTGTTAGTATAGTAGTTAACGCTTTGGTGCTGTGCTTGTTGTTATGGGTTTTTTATGGTACAAGTTACAAGCTTACTTCTACTACTTTAAGTTATAAAAGTGGACCATTTAAAGGCGATATTGCTATTACAGATATACACCAAATCGTAAAGGGAAAAACACTTTGGGTTGGTTTAAAACCAGCAACAGCAAGCAAAGGACTAATTATAAAATACAATAAGTTTGATGAGGTTTACATAAGCCCAAAGACAAACGATAGCTTTATTACAGAAATATTAAAGCATAACAGTACTATAAAAATTATTGAAGCATAG
- a CDS encoding DUF3667 domain-containing protein, with protein sequence MNCKNCANSLQTDYSFCPDCGAKVIRNRLTIKNLLSDITERYFNLDNTFLRTFFHLFTKPGVVINGYVNGTRRKYVNPISYFGIALMLAGFLMFFMRKVFDFEMDLDAFDQGMNPEFTKKMKDVIYDYSSLSFISYIPVFLIVGLITLNKRKHILAEYTISVIYSLAQWSILSFFTSMFIIAYFPESFTNYSLTALLFMILYFLYVQQKLNKYSAWQIIYKSVLFTGIFFTIFVGLIFFIMIVAMITGHFNPADFVPAK encoded by the coding sequence ATGAATTGTAAAAATTGTGCAAATAGTCTACAAACAGACTATTCTTTTTGTCCAGATTGTGGTGCAAAGGTGATTAGAAATAGGCTTACTATTAAAAATTTACTTAGTGACATTACAGAGCGCTACTTTAATCTAGATAACACTTTTTTACGTACTTTTTTTCATTTATTTACAAAACCAGGTGTTGTCATAAATGGTTACGTAAATGGCACAAGAAGAAAATACGTTAACCCTATTAGTTATTTTGGTATTGCCTTAATGTTAGCAGGGTTTTTAATGTTTTTTATGCGCAAGGTTTTTGATTTTGAAATGGATCTTGACGCTTTTGACCAAGGAATGAACCCTGAGTTTACTAAAAAAATGAAAGATGTAATATATGATTACTCTTCCTTATCTTTTATAAGTTACATCCCTGTTTTTTTAATTGTAGGCCTCATTACATTAAACAAAAGAAAACACATACTAGCAGAATACACAATTAGTGTAATTTATAGCTTAGCACAATGGAGTATTTTGTCTTTTTTTACAAGTATGTTTATAATTGCCTACTTCCCGGAATCATTCACAAACTACAGCCTTACTGCATTATTATTTATGATTTTATACTTTCTTTATGTTCAGCAAAAATTAAATAAATATTCTGCTTGGCAAATAATTTACAAATCAGTATTGTTTACAGGTATATTTTTTACAATATTTGTGGGGCTAATATTTTTTATAATGATAGTTGCTATGATTACTGGCCATTTTAATCCTGCAGATTTTGTTCCTGCAAAATAA
- the prmA gene encoding 50S ribosomal protein L11 methyltransferase, producing MADLVYIEYNFTVAPLQPASDILIAQLGEVGFDSFVENEEGVQAYILKDLWTEEKVKNVQILSNENFDISFNFKEIEQQNWNAEWEKNFEKIVVDDVCTVRAPFHEKPNTKFDIVIEPKMSFGTGHHETTHMMLQHILEHDFTGKSVLDMGSGTGVLAILAAMKNAGSVDAIDIDNWCYLNALENKERNNCSQINVFEGDVSLLKDQKYNIIIANINRNILLADIPAYAKCLTKDGILFLSGFYKEDIPVITEKCNEVGLKFEKNLEKNNWVAVKYVF from the coding sequence ATGGCAGATTTAGTCTATATAGAATACAATTTTACAGTTGCACCATTGCAACCAGCATCAGACATATTAATTGCGCAATTGGGCGAAGTTGGGTTTGATAGTTTTGTAGAAAATGAAGAAGGAGTACAAGCATATATTTTAAAGGATCTTTGGACAGAGGAGAAGGTGAAAAATGTGCAAATATTATCTAATGAAAATTTTGATATTAGCTTTAACTTTAAAGAAATAGAACAACAAAACTGGAATGCAGAGTGGGAAAAAAACTTTGAAAAAATTGTAGTAGATGACGTTTGTACTGTACGTGCACCTTTTCATGAAAAACCAAATACCAAGTTTGATATTGTTATAGAACCAAAAATGAGTTTTGGTACGGGACATCATGAAACTACACATATGATGTTGCAACATATTTTAGAACATGATTTTACAGGAAAATCTGTTTTAGATATGGGCAGCGGAACAGGTGTTTTGGCAATTTTAGCAGCAATGAAAAATGCAGGTTCTGTAGATGCTATTGACATAGATAACTGGTGTTATTTAAATGCTTTAGAAAATAAAGAGCGTAATAATTGTAGCCAAATAAATGTTTTTGAGGGAGATGTTAGCTTGCTTAAAGACCAGAAGTACAATATTATTATAGCTAATATTAATAGAAATATATTATTAGCAGATATACCTGCGTATGCAAAGTGTTTAACTAAAGATGGTATTTTATTTTTAAGCGGATTTTATAAAGAAGATATCCCGGTAATTACAGAAAAATGTAATGAAGTAGGTTTAAAGTTTGAAAAAAATCTGGAAAAAAATAATTGGGTTGCCGTAAAATATGTATTTTAG
- the tpiA gene encoding triose-phosphate isomerase — MRAKIVAGNWKMNKTLTETNALLAELSGKLPDTDAEVMVAPTYVNLAAAVEDVKSSTIQVIAQNMHFADNGAYTGEISADMLLDIGINTVIIGHSERRAYFGETDEILAKKVIKALEKNLRVVFCFGEELEDRKSDNHFNIVASQLKNALFNLKPEAWSNIVLAYEPVWAIGTGETASPEQAQEMHAFIRKTIADEYTTEIAEAVSILYGGSVKPANAREIFSKADVDGGLIGGAALKADDFIAIIDAI; from the coding sequence ATGAGAGCAAAAATAGTTGCAGGTAACTGGAAAATGAATAAAACCCTAACCGAAACAAATGCATTGTTAGCAGAATTATCTGGTAAATTACCAGACACAGATGCAGAGGTTATGGTAGCACCAACGTATGTAAATTTAGCAGCGGCAGTAGAAGACGTAAAATCATCAACAATACAAGTAATTGCACAAAATATGCACTTTGCAGATAATGGTGCATATACAGGAGAAATTTCTGCAGATATGTTGTTAGATATTGGCATAAACACTGTAATTATTGGTCACTCTGAACGTAGAGCTTATTTTGGCGAAACTGATGAAATCTTAGCTAAAAAAGTAATTAAAGCGTTAGAAAAGAATTTACGCGTTGTTTTTTGTTTTGGTGAAGAGTTAGAAGACCGTAAGTCAGACAACCACTTTAATATTGTGGCGTCTCAATTAAAAAATGCTCTTTTTAATTTAAAGCCAGAAGCTTGGTCTAACATTGTTTTAGCCTATGAGCCTGTATGGGCAATTGGTACAGGTGAAACTGCATCTCCAGAACAAGCACAAGAAATGCACGCATTTATTAGAAAAACAATAGCAGATGAGTATACTACAGAAATTGCAGAAGCTGTATCTATTTTATACGGTGGTAGTGTAAAACCTGCAAATGCTAGAGAAATTTTTTCTAAAGCAGATGTAGATGGTGGCTTAATTGGTGGAGCAGCACTAAAAGCAGACGATTTTATTGCTATTATAGACGCAATATAA
- a CDS encoding ATP-dependent Clp protease adaptor ClpS, translating into MSNQEKYLEELLVEEEVANNNEIVLFNDDVNTFDHVIDTLVDACDHTPIQAEQCAFLVHYKGKCTVKTGSYKDLEPRCSKLLQAGLSAEIV; encoded by the coding sequence ATGAGTAATCAGGAAAAATATTTAGAAGAACTTTTAGTTGAAGAAGAGGTAGCAAACAATAATGAAATAGTGTTGTTTAATGATGATGTAAATACTTTTGATCATGTGATAGACACACTGGTAGATGCTTGCGACCATACACCAATACAGGCAGAACAATGTGCTTTTTTGGTGCATTACAAAGGTAAATGTACCGTTAAAACCGGTTCATATAAAGATTTAGAACCAAGATGTAGCAAACTATTACAAGCAGGTTTAAGTGCAGAAATAGTTTAG
- the cdaA gene encoding diadenylate cyclase CdaA, which yields MDFLNFLDFKITDIIDIILVAVLLYYIYKLVRGSVAINIFIGIVIVWALWKLTELLDMKMISSMVGGFMNIGLIALIIVFQQELRKFLLMIGSTNFATKRNFIKHFKFLKQEAMTTDTNVEAIVNACDKMGKSKTGALLVLERTNSLDFVKSTGDKMNIEITQPILESIFYKNSPLHDGAAVVENNTIVATRVILPVSQERTIPLRFGLRHRAAVGITEKTDSLALVVSEETGTISYIKNGEFVLYKDLDELTSLIKEDLIS from the coding sequence TTGGATTTTCTAAATTTTCTTGATTTTAAAATAACAGATATTATAGACATTATATTGGTGGCTGTACTACTGTACTATATTTATAAATTAGTACGTGGCTCTGTAGCTATTAATATTTTTATTGGTATTGTAATTGTTTGGGCACTTTGGAAACTTACCGAATTGCTAGATATGAAAATGATTAGCAGTATGGTTGGCGGGTTTATGAACATTGGTTTAATTGCCTTAATTATTGTTTTTCAGCAGGAATTGCGTAAGTTTTTGCTAATGATAGGTTCTACTAATTTTGCCACAAAACGTAATTTTATAAAACACTTTAAATTTTTAAAACAAGAAGCAATGACTACAGATACCAATGTAGAAGCTATTGTTAACGCTTGTGATAAAATGGGGAAATCTAAAACAGGAGCATTGCTTGTTTTAGAACGCACCAACTCTTTAGACTTTGTAAAAAGTACAGGTGATAAAATGAATATTGAAATTACCCAACCTATATTAGAAAGTATTTTTTACAAAAATAGTCCGTTGCATGATGGTGCTGCCGTTGTTGAAAACAATACCATTGTTGCTACCAGAGTAATACTACCAGTTTCACAAGAGCGTACCATACCTTTACGCTTTGGATTAAGACATAGAGCTGCAGTTGGTATTACAGAAAAAACAGATAGTTTAGCACTTGTTGTTAGTGAAGAAACTGGCACCATATCTTACATAAAAAACGGAGAGTTTGTACTTTACAAAGATTTAGACGAACTTACAAGTCTTATTAAAGAGGACTTAATATCTTAA
- a CDS encoding DUF1599 domain-containing protein, translated as MQNTSEQYDAVIKECRELFQKKMKDYGSAWRILRLPSLTDQIYIKAQRIRGLQENDVRKVDEGEKSEFIGIINYAIMALVQIEKGIVEQPDLDVAEAVELYNKHITITKTLMENKNHDYGEAWREMRVSSLTDLILQKLLRVKQIEDNKGKTLVSEGIDANYQDIINYSVFALIHLSE; from the coding sequence ATGCAGAATACATCAGAACAATATGATGCGGTTATAAAAGAATGCCGTGAGCTTTTTCAAAAAAAAATGAAAGATTACGGTAGTGCTTGGCGTATTTTACGTTTGCCGTCTTTAACAGATCAGATTTATATTAAGGCACAACGTATACGTGGTTTACAAGAAAACGATGTTAGAAAGGTAGATGAAGGTGAAAAATCTGAATTTATTGGCATTATTAATTATGCTATTATGGCATTGGTGCAAATAGAAAAAGGCATTGTAGAACAACCAGATTTAGATGTTGCTGAGGCTGTAGAACTATACAATAAGCATATTACCATTACTAAAACATTAATGGAAAATAAGAACCATGATTATGGTGAAGCGTGGAGAGAAATGCGTGTTAGCTCTTTAACAGATCTTATTTTACAAAAGTTGTTACGTGTTAAGCAGATAGAAGATAACAAAGGAAAAACATTGGTTAGTGAAGGTATAGATGCTAACTATCAAGATATTATTAATTACTCTGTTTTTGCATTAATTCATTTAAGCGAGTAA
- a CDS encoding GyrI-like domain-containing protein: MGNLVSVTPEIKELEPKILVGIKKEVSVLTMDNVTHWKNFVSRKDEIVNQIKGEYYSVQDYGKEYSFVNFNPAATFNKWAAIAVTNAEQVPNGMQVLELKGGLYAVFLYQGMAKDFSTAFQYIFTEWLPKTGYQLDQRPHFEFLDDRYLGAANPDSVEEIWIPIKNKKH; this comes from the coding sequence ATGGGAAACTTAGTAAGTGTTACACCAGAGATAAAAGAATTAGAACCTAAAATTTTAGTAGGTATAAAAAAAGAGGTTTCTGTGCTTACTATGGATAATGTTACACACTGGAAAAATTTTGTATCTAGAAAAGATGAAATAGTAAACCAAATAAAAGGCGAGTATTATTCGGTTCAAGATTATGGTAAAGAATACTCTTTTGTTAACTTTAACCCAGCAGCTACATTTAATAAGTGGGCAGCAATAGCTGTTACTAATGCAGAACAAGTACCTAATGGTATGCAAGTTTTAGAGCTTAAAGGTGGTTTATATGCAGTTTTTTTATACCAAGGTATGGCTAAAGATTTTTCTACAGCTTTTCAGTACATATTTACAGAGTGGTTACCAAAGACAGGTTACCAGCTAGACCAAAGACCACATTTTGAGTTTTTAGATGATAGATATTTGGGCGCAGCAAACCCAGATTCTGTAGAAGAAATTTGGATACCAATAAAAAACAAAAAACATTAA